GCCGCCGCCGGCCGTTCCCTTCGACGTATTGCTCACGATCCACGACAGCACCGACGCCGTCTTGCGCGGTGCGCTGGTCGAGCCGGCAGCCTTCGCCTGGCTGCTACCGACGAGGATCGTCTCGATGTCGCGTTTCAGCTCGAGGCCACGCAGCATCTCCTGGTAAGCGAGCTCGTTGTCGCGGCCGGCATGGTCCACCGCCTGCTGGGTCCCCGACACCTGCGCCATTTTGTAGGAGATCTGGCAGAGGTTGCCGAGCCGCACGGTCGGTACCAGCGCGTTGGCGGTGGGATCGTCACCTTCGAGCTGAGCGTTAGCGTTCGAGGCCGGCGCCAGCGCCTGGGTCTGCCACTCGTGGTTGACGGCGGAGGCCTTTTCCTTGTCGACGCCGCTCATGAACGGCGTGTCGGTCGGATCGATGCGATAGATCATATCACTGAGGTCTTCACGGTTGCCGATCGCCTGATATGTCGTCACCGTGTTGGTAGGCAGAGCCATGTGTTGGTCCTTGTGCTGTCCGACAACGCATGCGACCGCGCCGCCGGTTGGCGGACGCGTTCGTCATCCTGATGTGCGGACGTGATGGTCTTGGGTGGTGAGCGCTCGGGCTGCGCGATGGCGCGGAAGCTTGCTTCCGGTTCGGCCCGCCCTTGTCTCCGCCGTGGCGCCTGCGTGTCGCACAGGGTCGGCGTCACGAAAAAACCCGCGACGTTTCCGGCGCGGGCTCAAAACTCTTGATGGTGAGATTATGCTAGTGAGTTGCCCGACGTGTCAACTCGTATGTTGGGTTTTCTTCATCGACTTGAGAAGCAACCGCCTCGGCGACCTCCATCGATTTTCAATATCTGACACGCGTACTGCCCAGATGGCGGATGGGTGCGGCTGGCGGCGTCGATAAGATCGATTGTATGCTCAGATCCATTGGACGCTCGCACTGTGACGGAATTGCAGATGCGCGTACGCGGGCAATGATGACTGCCACGGGAGATCGACAGCAGTCGATCAGGCCGAAAGCTTGATGAGGCTCAAAAGGCCGCTGGTCACCGCGACGAACAGAACGGGCACCAGATTGGTGGCAGCCACGATCATGCCCACGAGGACGCTATTGTAAACACCGCCTGAGACGGAAAGGAGCGCAACTAAACTCGCGATGAAAAAGACGTTGGCGGAGATCAGCACAAGGACGAACCTGAGGAGACGGCTGCGCCGAATGTTTGCCTCCTCAAGCGACTCCACAAATCTGCCACCGAGGAAAAGGCAGAGAAAATGAAGACTCGAAAGCGACGCCGCCAAGACAAGGCAAGCGATCACCGGCTCGAAGCCACCGGCTGCTATCATGCCCAGAGTAATGAGAGCAGCCGACCAATAGATGAGCGCGGTCTTAATCACGACGTCCAGGATGAAGGCTGCCCACCATTGCGATGTCGAGAGGATCATCCTGAGGCTCGCACGAGAAACACCAAGCAACCCAGAATTGAACATAACGGGAACGTTGTCAAGCGGTCCTACAGGATACCGAACCGCTTCCTCCGCTCCGCCGTCTGCGCCAGCTCCTTCAGTTCAGCCTTCGCCAGTCTGCCGTTTGTGACCGCAGCGGTAAGGTGATCGCGCACCTTGCCGACCACGTTGATGGCGAGGAACAGCTTTTCACGGCCGGACGCGTCGTCGATCGTCGTCGACCGCCAAGCAGCTGTATACGCATGCTCGAGGCTCGCGAATGCTTCGGCGAGCAATTCGTCGGCGAGCAGGCGTTCGGCCCTGACCGCGCGGCCTACGGCCTGGTCAAGTCTCGATTCATCAGTATTCGTCATTGCTGGGGTTCTCCAGAGAAGGGACCGTGTTCGACGGATGCTGCGCTTTGCTTCATTCTCCGCTTTCGGATCCGCATCGAGCAGCGCCGATCGTGGCTTTCAGCCCGGCCTTAGCTGTGGCCAGTTCGCTCTCTCGCGTCTTGGCGTAGCGATGGATGGTAGTGTTCTGCGCGTGCTGTTGTTGCGCCGGCGGGCGGCGATCGCGACTTCGATCCGCGTTCGTTGCCTGCACCGCGATCGCGGCCCGGATTGACGTGGACGCTACTTCGCCGTAGTGCTGCACATCCTCTTTGGAGGCGTCTATCGCTCGTTGCGGTAACGTCGCAGCTTGGACCATCTTGGCATAGGCAACCTTGCTGGCAATTTCGGCCGCCTTGTTGACGAATGGGATTCCGGGGGAGAACTGCCCCCCGTCATCAATGGCCGGCGGCCCGACATCGGGCAGACCTGTGCCCGTCGCAAGCGGTTGGGGCGGATTGTCCAGCTGTCGTCCGGCCTGTTGGGGCGCCTCATCGACGCTGAACGGGTCGTGGTCCACAGGGATTAAGGATACATCTGTGAAGTCCGGTTGATGGTCGACGGGCACCAGCGAAAAATCAGACACGATGAACGACCATCAGGAATTTGCCCGGTCGCTTCGGATCCGGAACATAGTGGTGACCGTCCCTCGCCCTTCGCGCACCGGGCAAGGAAGCACGTTCCGATCTCCGCGCCTCCGTCGCAGCCTTTAGATGTGCATCGAACACCTTGATCTGGGCGTCGAGCTCGGCCTAGATCTTGGCCAGCTCGATCTCGGCTTCGGCCTTGAGCTTTTGATGGATCGCATCGGCCTACGCCTTGGTCTGCAGTGCCAGCACCCGTGGATCGGGCGCCGGTGATGGCGGCGCCGGCGGCGGATACAATAGCTGCCCGGTCTGCGGATTGACCGCGGTCGGATCGTTGAAGAACCGGCTCGGGTTCTTGTGCCCCATGATCCGGGTCAACTCGACGGCCGTGTTGTACAGTTCGCGGTCTCCGACCATGTTGGCCTTGCCGCAACTAATCAGCTCCTTCTGCACATTGGCAAGCGCTGTCACCTGCGCGAATTGTTGCGCCTTGCCGCCGGTGCCGAGGCCGACATTGATCGTCATGTCATCGCGGGTCTTCCAGTTGCGCGGATCGACCGTGATCCAGGCGTTACCCAACCGCACCGTCTGCTGTGCTAGCGAAGTGCACGTTAACCGACCCGCAAGAGCCGCTAGATTGGCATTGCGGCGCTGAACCTTGTCGTTGCAGCATCAAACGGCTTTCGGCGACGTCGAAGCTATGCCCTGCTGATTTCGCATTGGTGCCGGCAACCGCTCCACTAAATGGCTGGCCGAGCCGTCTTTAGCAATTCATCACCGATCGACAGTTCCGGATCTGCGCGAACAACCGCGAAGCGAGGAGCGTCCTTCTTCGCAAAGGTTAGTCGCACTCGCTCGTCTTCATGGGTGCCAGACGGTTGGAAGAACTCGCAGCGTAGCAGAAACGATCCGGCCGGCAGCTCCAGCGGAACGGTCTCCGAAATACTTCCGACTTCTATGGCCCCGTCAGCGGGAACCTCGAAGGGGACCTCTACTGCGCGTACCGCATTGGGGTGAACGGGAGCGGCGTGGTTCACCACATGGATATCGACCGAGTGTCGACCGGACCCGACCATAGAGCTGAACGACACGCTGCCAGGCCGCCAAGTGAAGCCCTGCGAGATATGTTGATCAGTCCAGTCATTATATGGATCCTTCAGCGCGCTCGCGAACACTGAAAGTTGCCCATAGGAGAGCTGGAAACCGATCGTGACTGCCATCGTCAATCTCCAATGTTGATCTTGATTCGCGCCCCGTTGGGCTATCCACGACCTGAATTGCCGACAGAAGCACCGCCCGACCGGTTGTGATTTCGATTGATCGCCCGAACGTCAGCCTCAGCACCGCCTTCTCGAAACATCGCACCAGGGTACTCGTCTAGGTCCTTGCCAGCAACCTTATCCAGCTTGCCAGTCGCTGCCCGTCTGTTCGCGCGGCTGCCAGGGCGATTAATCGTCAGGACGCTTGGGTGACCTGCATTAATGGCATCGGCCGCATGCGCGGCTGCCTCACCGTGAATCGAGCGCGAAAGAGTTATCTCCTTCGCAATATTTGCGGCCTTTAGCGCACCCAGCCGCTTTGCGCCCGGTATCATTCCGGTTGCCGCCGCCGCGGCCCTCGGGAGATCGTCGCGACGTTTCGCATCGATAAGGTCGAGCGCAGAGCCGACAACGCCAAACGGCGTTAACCCAAGCACATTGCCAATGCGCGAGGCCAGATCGTTGGCGGTGTAGGGCTGCATGCCAAGCGCTATCAGCGCGTCGGCTGCGAGATAGCCAATGCGTTGCGTGGGCGTGTACTTCGCCGTCTTCAATTCGCCGGTCGGCCGATTGTACGTCGACCAATCGCCGTTCGAACCGCTGGGAGGAGATATCGCCGCTGACGTCGAATTCTGTGCGGCGATTTGACCCGCGACACCATTGTCCACGGAATCTTGATCATAGGGTACACTTGGCCTTGCTGGCGGCGCGATTGATGCACTGACATTCGGGGCGACAGCGCCGGTCGGACGTGGCTGAGGTTGGCTTTGGGCTTGCGTTCCAGCAGCCTGACTCAAATCGTCCAGGCTGAACGGGTCGTGATCAACCGGAATGAATGAAACATCTCCGAACTCCGGTTGATGCTCGACGGGCACCAGAGAGAATTCAGACATGATGAACGACCATCAGGAATTTGCCGGGCCGCTTCGGGTCCGAAACATAATGGTGGCCGTCCCTCGCCTTCCGTGCGCCCGGCACCGAGGCGCGCTCTGATTTTCGCGCTTCTGTCGCGGCCTTCAGATGCGCGTCGAACACCTTGATCTGGGCGTCGAGTTCGGCCTTGATCTTGGCCAGCTCGATCTCGGCCTCGGCCTTGAGTTTTTGGTGGATCGCATCGGCCTGGGCCTTCTGCTGCTCGACCTGAGCACGATGCGCGACGGCAAGCTGATCCGCCTGCGCCTTGGCCTGCAGCGCAAAGACCCGCGGATCTGGCGGCGGCGCTGGCGGCGCCGGCGGCGGATACAACAACTGGCCGGTCTGCGGATTGACGGCGGTCGGATCGTTGAAGAACCGGCCCGGGTTCTTGTGCCCCATGATCCGGGTCAGCTCGACGGCGGTGTTGTAAAGCTCCCGGTCGCCGACCATGTTGACCTTGCCGCCGCCGATCAGCTCCTTCTGCACATTGGCAAGCGCCATCACCTGTGCGAATTGCTGTGCCTTGCCGCCGGTGCCGAGGCCGACATTGATGGTCATGTCGTCGCGGGTCTTCCAGTTGCGTGGATCGACCGTGACCCAGGCGTTGCGCAGCCGCACGGTTTGTTGCTGCTGGCCGTGCTTGCGGATCGTGCCGTGCAGCAGCGCAAACATGTCGCGCACGCCTTCCGCCATGATCCGTGCGATCAGCTTGATCCGCATCTGCGAGGCCGAGAACACCTGGGCCACCGCGGTCGCCGACTGGTTCTGCAGCGCGTCGGCGTCGATGCCCTGCGACTGTCGGCTGAGGCCGGTGCGGCTCTCGAGCTCGGCGTCAAGATACTGCATCATCGGATAGATCGACGTGGTGATGTCGGGCACCACCTGCCAGTTCAAGCCGCCTGCCGTCTTGGTGCGCACGACGCCGCCAGGCCGCGAGACCAGCAGATCGTCGAGCGTGTTGGGCCCGGCATTACTCTCGGCGACCTCGACGCGCGGATTGTTGTGCAGATAGAGATTGTCCAGCGCGCCGCGCTTCAATGCGGTCTTCTCGCGCTGCAGCGGCATCACCAGGTCGGCGATCGAGCGGCCGAAGAAGCGGTGCGTCATCGGCACCGGCGTCGTCGACGCGAACGGAATGGTGTCGAACGGCGTGATGCAGTCACGGCCGTCTTTGCGCAGGATCTCGCTTTGTTCGCCGCCGGTGATCACTTGGTAAAGGCACGGACGGCCGTTATCTTCATAGTCCATCCGCACGTAGTGCTCGGTGATCCGCACCTGCCGCGCCGCCGAATTGGCACCGCCGGCGCCGGTGCCGAAATGCTCGTCGGCGGTGTCGCGCGCCAGCGTCTCGATATTGGCGTAGCCTGTATAGTCATTCAGCGACTTGATCTGCGCGGCATCGAAGCCTTCGGCAATGAGCTGCGCTTCCGTCTTGGTAACCACTTCGTGGAAGCAGTAATTGCAATCGCGGATGCTGCGTGCGCCGCGTTCGATGCCGAATTCTTCCGGCGGCACGCCCATCACCCTCGCCTGCGCGAGCTTTCGCGTGGTGACGATGGTGACGTCGTGCGTCACGATCGAGGCAAGCGGCATCGCCGCCGGCCCCGGAAGCAAGGGAACAGCCATTTTGTTGAGCTCATCTGATGGAGGTTGGCGGCGGCTTAGGCGCGCGACACGCGCAGGAGCAAACGCCGCGCGTCTATCTGCGCACGAAGCTGCTGCGCACGTAATCTTGCAGAAGATCGTTCAGATCGTACGATGACGGATCGGAAATCCGCGGGTCACCAAGGTCACGCTGCAACGGTCCGGAAACTCGATCGAGAAAACGGACGGGAGGCGCACCTTCGCTGAACACCTCGGCCGGTCGCCGCGGCTCGATCGCGGGTGCCGACCATTCTCGATTCCGGGCGTTGTCACCTAACGCAGCAATCTGCCCCAGAAGGCCGCCGCTCGCACCAGGATGCACGCCGCCATGCGCCGGCGCCTCGTTCAGGGGAGGCGACCCCGACGCGGGCTCCGGATATCCATACTCAAAGACGTTATTGCGACTGGGTACACCGGCCCCCGCGGCGGAGTCGCGCACGAATGTGCTGGTTCGCCCCACTCCATCAGGCTGCGGAGAAACGAAGAACCGAGCAAGAAAGTCTGCGATTTCACGAGGCGAACGGACTGGCGCGGAAGCCCCTGCAGCGTCAAATGACGTAGACCGCCCTGTGCTAGCGTCCGGGTAGTCGTATTCCCAGACATTGCTTCTGGTAGGGATTCCCGCAGCTGCGGCAGAATCGCGGATCAGTGGCCTCTTCCAGGGCTGCGAATAATCATCGGACAGCTCGTAGGGCCCAAAGCCATATGTTATGCCGTAACCAGGCGTACCAAAGCCAACACCGGTGGCACCACCGCTCGTCCCGATATTCCCGCGAACTGGCCCGAATCCGACGCCGCCGGATGCAGACGGTCCCGTCAGCAATCCTTCAAGATCTGAAGTATATCCCGCAGACAGTCCTAAGCGAGGCGTTCCAACGTAAAACTGAGGATAGAGCCTGCCACGATTGTCGATATATGCACCACCTCCAACACCCCACTTGCTGCCAAACGTTCCTCCACCATAAGTACCTGCTGTCATATCTGCTCCTTATCCCGCCTGACCGTCTGCCAGCGCGCAGTTCGCTTGATAGATCTTCCGGGATTTGAATGTCTGATAAGAGGCCCAGAAGAACCCGATCAGAACGAGGCATCCGAATACAGGGTTTCCTGCCGCGAAGAATCCGAGCGAACCGCTCAGGGCTGCCGCACACCCGCCGTACAGCGTCTTCATGTATTCAGCTTGCTGAGATAGTGGCGTCGACGACGCGAGAGCATAGGTGTGGAGCGCGTATCTCGACATGAGGTCGTCCTGAAACTGGGGAGGAAATGAATCGACAAGCTCGCGGTGAATAACTTCGGTTTTGACGGCCGACCAGATCACGGCGATCGCGGTGATGACAAAGAAGACGGCGGACATGGCAATTCCCCGGACATTTCGACGACAGTCGACACTATGCACCGAATTCCGGGCGCTTCGCCATCCCACGGCAGACGTCAGCGACCCGTCGACGGTTGTCGCGCGGATAATCCAGCATCAAACCGCACAAGCCACCCGGTCGCGGCCGCGATGCCGCCCCTGCTGGACTCCAAGGCTCGACGGGCGCGGTTGACGTAGGCCAATCCCCCATGCTCTCGCGGAACGGACCTCGCTCGCTCCGGCCCAGATAGCTGACCGGCGATTCGCTGGCAGCGCCGACCGATCCGACACCGATACGTACACGGAAAAACCGTCGATACATTTCCGCTGATGCCTGGACCAAGCGTGTCATTCCCTGCCTGCGGAAGACCACAGTCGCGCCGGCGCCCGGCAGACCAAAGCTTCGCGTTACGGTAAAGTGTGGGGCATCGGCCTGCGCCCGGGCTCCAGTAGTACGTTCCACCGACCCTTCCGAACGGAACAGGCAGACAGACGGACACGCCATCTGGCTACCGGACCTTCCTTTCGTTGACTGTCATTCATATGCTCCGGTTTGAACGTTACCGTGATAGCGAATATCTCTACGATCGAACCGGCACGCCAGAGCGACGCCCGGGATGCCCCGATCCATAGCGTTGCCGGCATCGAGAGAAACTCAAATGGCGAGACGACCATGAGTTACCTGCTAAGCGGCCTCATCGCGATATGGCTTTGTGGTTTGTATCTTCTCGCTTCATTGAATGTGAGAGATGAGAGAAGGATTGTCCGCCACATCTCGCCAGACGAACAGATGCGGCCGCAAGACGTGCGATCATCGCAAGCGGCGGTGGTGCGCAAGGGCGGGCTCTGGCTGATTGATGCGCTTTTCGTTTGGCCCCGGCATCGCTGTCGCCATGCGAGTGTTCGGACGCATCTTCAACCTCGGTGATTTCCGCGGCGTCCGTCCGACACAAATCGATCCAGCGCGCCTCACCGAGGACGGCCGCGAACATCTCGCGCGGGCGATCCGCAACGAACGGATATTGTATATGTGGTTGGCAGCAGGCAGCGTGCTGCTGATATACGCGGTGTACTATTTCAAGAACTGAGAGTGAGCGATCGACGCCCGAGGATACCAGAGATCGGAAATTGACCGGAAGCCCGAGAGGATCGGAGCGCTTACGGCGAAATCCCGAGCGAGACTTGAGTCCGCCATCCCAATGCAAACCGCACCGCGCGTGGCGGACCGTTGGAGACAAAAGTCATGACCAACGGGGCTCGCAGCAAAGACAAGTGGGTTGAAACTTCTGGTAGCAATCAATATTTTTATCAAGAAAGGTATCGATAGGCACAACCGGTCGAACTGCTCGATGCAGACGAAAGGAAGCTAGATGTGACAAAATGTCCGCATCTGCGCAGATCATGACAAACGAAGCACTACCACCGCCTGACGATGAGAAGCGCTCGATTGCTCGCCTTGTGCTTTCGGTATTGTTTTGGATATGCTTTCTGGCTTGGCCATGTTTGTTGGCGATTCCCAATCCGCTCCTGGGAGAAGACAAAGATGGCTCTTGGAGATTGATTCAGGCGGGCTGGCTGATATTCGTGTTGATCGAAATACAATTTCCAAGTCCTCAGCCCGATTTGAAACGCAGTTCAATCGCAGGCAATATCGTGAATTTCCTGGTGGAGGTCCTGCTCGCATTCCGAAAGTGAAGCGAGGGACGAGATTTTCACTTTCCACGATTTCCCCGAATTGCGAGCGCCAACGGAACACCGCGGCGCAGCCAGGGCCAGCCTTTCTGCAAAGCCTGCCCCGCGGAACTCTCCGGATAGGCATCCTCCATCGCCTGAACCGCCACGCCTGGCAGCACGGCATGTTTGGACAATGTCGCGGGCAGCCGACGTAGAACTGCGCCCGACTTCGCCAGGTTGCGTGCGGCGACGAGCCCTTCTCCGCCGACCAAGGTCGGTACCATTTCGCCAATCGTTTCCGCGTAACGTCCGGCCGCAGTCTTCGGCTGATACAATTCGCCGACAAGGTTTTCGAGCGAATGCCGCCAGGCGTCTGCATTCCACGACTCGAAGTAATCGGGTGCATCGTCGGGGAGCGGCGGAAGATCGTTACTCCGTCTCCACAGGTTCGGAACGGCGTTCTTCGGAAAATGACCAAAACCGGTAAGCACATCGCCGGGCAAGCCGGCGATACCGATAGCACCGTTGACGGCTCCAATCCCTGCTGACTTCGCGATATCAAGCGGATCCGGTGCCGGCGCATTCGCTCGAACCGCACTTCTCACGCCGCGAGCCACTCGCGCCGCAGCCACCTCTCGCGCTTGCAGCGCCTGATCGCTCTCAGATTGTGGAATCGAAGGTGGAGGTGTCGCCCGTGACGCTGGATCGTCGGGCACCTGCGGTTGAACGTTGTTTGGAAGTCGCGAAAGCTGCCTGAAGCTTGGATCACGCGGCATACGAAGCGTTCCTTCGCCAGAGCCTGGAATCGACTGGTCCTGGTCCTGCTCCATTTTCAACGCCTGGAGTCTGCGAAGCAGCCCGCCCTGCGCGCTACTGAAAATATCGCGGCCGTAGTTGGGCACGGCGTTCGGCGGTTCGCCAGAATCACCCTCCATCTGCAGCAAATTCCGCTGTTGCATCGCACGCCGCAGCAGGCCG
The window above is part of the Bradyrhizobium sp. PSBB068 genome. Proteins encoded here:
- a CDS encoding DUF5309 domain-containing protein gives rise to the protein MALPTNTVTTYQAIGNREDLSDMIYRIDPTDTPFMSGVDKEKASAVNHEWQTQALAPASNANAQLEGDDPTANALVPTVRLGNLCQISYKMAQVSGTQQAVDHAGRDNELAYQEMLRGLELKRDIETILVGSSQAKAAGSTSAPRKTASVLSWIVSNTSKGTAGGGADPAAADGTGTRTDGTQLAFTEVRLKTVLSSIWTNGGKPGTIMTGAFNKQVFSTFTGRSTAIEEAKSKKIVASVDAYESDFGKLKVIANRFQRPRDVLVLEMDKWAVAYLNGRNMISIPLAKTGDSDRRQVLAEYALVARNEKASGGVFDNTTS